DNA sequence from the Maribacter dokdonensis DSW-8 genome:
CCCTAAAGCACAGGGACAAGCAATTATTAAAACCGCTATTGCATTGACCAAGGCATAAACATACGCAGGATCAGGACCCCAGATCGCCCATACTACAAATGTTATTAGGGAAACAAGGACAACCACCGGTACAAAATACCCGGAAACGGTATCGGCCAACTTTTGTATAGGCGCACGACTACGGCTAGCATCGTTCACCATATGGATAATTTGAGATAAAAGGGTATCACTGCCTACCTTTTCCGCCTGCATTAAGAAAGATTGGTTTCCGTTTATGGTTCCACTATTAACATCATCACCAATGGTTTTATTTACCGGTATAGGTTCACCGGAGATCATGGACTCGTCCACAGTAGTGTCTCCTTCAGTAATCTTACCATCTACGGGAATTTTATCACCTGGCTTAACTCGTAAAACATCTCCTTTTTCAATGGTATCTATAGCTACTTCTTCCTCTTTGCCATCCACAACTTTTATGGCTTTATTTGGGGCAAGTTTCAATAGTTCCTTTACCGCAGAATTTGTTTTGCTATGTGCCCTGGCCTCTAATACCTGACCCATTAATACCAACGTCAATATCACCGTTGCGGCTTCAAAGTACACATGCACTGCACCGGATTCCGTTTTAAATTGTGCTGGAAAAAAATCTGGAAACAACATACCAAAGACACTAAAAAGCCATGCGACACCGGCACCGATACCAATTAAGGTAAACATATTAAGATTCCATGTCCTTATACTTCTAAACGCTCTTTCAAAGAACATGCGCGTAGCATAGAACACCACCGGAATTGATAAGGCAAACTGAATCCAGTTCCATAGTTTCTGGGGCATAACCTTATATAATGGGTTATCCGGAATCATTTCGCTCATAGCAATAATGAATATGGGCAAGGTAAATGCTAATGCGATCCAGAATTTTTTGAGCAATTTCTTATAGGTTTTCTCTTCTGCAGGACTATCAGCCTCCATAGGAACCAAATCCATACCACATATAGGACATGAGCCCGCTTCATCTTTAACTATTTCTGGGTGCATAGGACAAGTCCACTGTTCTGATGATGTAGAAGAGAGGTTCTGTTCTTCAACCAGATCCATACCACAAACCGGGCAATCACCCGGCTTATCATAAGTTTTATCACCTTCACAATGCATGGGACAATAAAAGGTGCCGTTGCCCTTCTTTGATTTCTTTACATGGTTATCTTTCTTAGATACATCCTTATTAAAGTCTTCACTAGAACCATGAATAGAATATGTACCGCCTTCTTTCTTCAGCACGTTCTGAAAAGTCTCTATTGGAATATGCGATTGCATTTCAATAGTTGCCTCCGCTTTTTCTAAATCTACAGATGCATTGGTAACACCATCAACTTTTGAAAGTGTTTGCTCAACATGACTTCGGCATCCGTTACATGTCATTCCGTGTATGTGA
Encoded proteins:
- a CDS encoding heavy metal translocating P-type ATPase, yielding MKHVYHIHGMTCNGCRSHVEQTLSKVDGVTNASVDLEKAEATIEMQSHIPIETFQNVLKKEGGTYSIHGSSEDFNKDVSKKDNHVKKSKKGNGTFYCPMHCEGDKTYDKPGDCPVCGMDLVEEQNLSSTSSEQWTCPMHPEIVKDEAGSCPICGMDLVPMEADSPAEEKTYKKLLKKFWIALAFTLPIFIIAMSEMIPDNPLYKVMPQKLWNWIQFALSIPVVFYATRMFFERAFRSIRTWNLNMFTLIGIGAGVAWLFSVFGMLFPDFFPAQFKTESGAVHVYFEAATVILTLVLMGQVLEARAHSKTNSAVKELLKLAPNKAIKVVDGKEEEVAIDTIEKGDVLRVKPGDKIPVDGKITEGDTTVDESMISGEPIPVNKTIGDDVNSGTINGNQSFLMQAEKVGSDTLLSQIIHMVNDASRSRAPIQKLADTVSGYFVPVVVLVSLITFVVWAIWGPDPAYVYALVNAIAVLIIACPCALGLATPMSVMVGVGKGAQNGVLIKNAEALEKMDKVNTLIVDKTGTITEGKPTVDKIGVFSKDYTENEILHLIASLNNSSEHPLAQATVKYGKEKQVEISKTEQFNSVTGKGVEGSVDGKSLYLGNAKMMEYANASVSSQMQSEVQDHQKQGKTVSYLAVNEEVVGYVVIGDKIKSSSAKAIKELQDKGIEVIMLTGDNHNTAQAVAGELNLTDFKAEMLPENKLNEVEKLQEQGRVVAMAGDGINDAPALAKSDVGIAMGTGTDVAIESAMITLVKGDLHGIVKARNLSHKVMQNIKQNLFFALIYNTLGVPIAAGVLFPFFGILLSPMIAALAMSFSSVSVIANSLRLRGSDLD